The following nucleotide sequence is from Silurus meridionalis isolate SWU-2019-XX chromosome 5, ASM1480568v1, whole genome shotgun sequence.
TATATGCTGCAATCAACACATTACCACAAAATTATCAAAAAATTCatataataacaagaaaaaaaatagttttacacTGTCTACTCAGTTATTgccttttatactttatatgtaGCCAAAGCCATTTATATAACAACACATAGGATGCTACATCCTTGCTCTTTTCTTGATTTGCCACTGTGCAAGTCCTTTTATCTTCAGAAATCactaaaaagtatttttttgtttttgtttttttttccatctttattTAAGACTAAAATTTATGAAGCAGACTATAAAATAGAGCACAAGGACCATGAGCGCATGCTTCAAGAGAACAAGAGACTCCGACGTCGTGAAGGAGAGATGAGGCAGCAGATGGCACTTTTGCAAGAACAGGTGAGTTGAGGAAGATCTACTTAATTGTGTTTTGCCTTGTATTACACTTTCTTGAGATAATTAGACCATGTGCAGAAACTGTTTAAGGGTTCTATACATTTTAACGCAAAATCTGATTCAAGACCTGGCCATTTATTGTGTTAGCTCAGATcagtttaaacaaacaaacaaacaaaactaaataaacaaaatatttaataataccTCACTTCCAGCAACAATTATTTAAAGGCTACAAATTACAATTTCAGCTTCAATGTTTTGTAGGTTATATGAGAACTTTGACTATATAGTATCAACTTGCTAATTTCTTGCGGATTTTTGACGGAATCTGTAGGTTTATTGACGCAATATAAATTAGGCATGTTAGCTAATTAAGGAAGCTAAGCTAAGgctaataaaatcattttcacTTAGCCAACATCACTTATGATAGTTAAATGCTTAGCTAACATGAAGGACAAAAGCTCAGTCCAATTATTTCCTCCTAATTGCCTGTATATGCAAATATTGAAAGTCTATTCTTATTGTGAGTCATTAACCCCAAACCTCAGTTCTTGTATCTGGGTGTGAGTAATCAAATGTCactttatgattaaaaaaaagctatttaagtttgtttagttGTTTATTCTACACTTAGCATGACAATAGATGCTACAAAAGACCAGTCATAAAATCTATCTCTCAAAATCCTTCGATCAAGAATTTATACATTATACTTAAcaagaattgttttttattaactcaGATTTATATATTGATTAAGTAATATTAACATAAATCATTTAGATTTATAATATTACTATTTTCTAAACAAAACAAgataaacaaatcaattaaataattacaaagtaattacaaatttacaaattataaaatataaatataaaagttttaGATAAATTGTGAAAATCATGTTAACTTTCTATATGAATTTGGGATTTAAAGAACCCTTATTAAACttgttaaaaattgtttttaacattGAATTTaggaaattaaacattttattattatttttttaccagtgGATTAATTTTGTTGAGTTACAGTATTGAAAGTAACATGGtaaccatttttttaatatgtttctTGTCATAGAGCTAATAGATACACAAATATTATTTCTTCGAATATTTGCaactaaaatacaaaattacaaaGTGATGATTACTTACAAATACTTATGAACTAAATTAGTTCGTTTTGATTTTTTGCTGTTTAAGTGGCTTAATATTATTAAGTAACAGGGTGGAGTAACATGGTAGCAGATACACAAAATGTactcataataatattaataatttagaataaaaacaatatctttttaaataatctttatagtagaatcatttttaaatattgaatcattttaagtataataaaaacaaaaagaaaagaaaaacacaaagtgcactTAACTTTCTTCTTTCCATGATCTTTTCAAGACATTTGGGTGATACAGACCCCTGCTAAACATAAGGAATATTCCAATATGTTAATATGCTCAGGAGACAGGgtttaatgtacatttagtgtaaaatgtaacattttcaaAAGCACCATTTTTGAATATtgcataattataatatttgaatAACCATATTTTAAAGCAGAGGTACAGTGCAGTCATGGTGGGATGGGACAGGcaataatgctgtttttttaaatactgtagtgatgtttttgtttcactttatttatctaatacATGCAGATAGGTTGTGTAGCATTTAAGGGTGTCTTTTGCAATTATTGAAGCACAAATTTTATGACTTAGAATTTAGTGGGACATAAATGGTACCCCAGTCAATGAATCTCCCTTATACTGCATTATTTGTATCATACATAATGATTTAAACATGATTCTTGTGTTATGCTTCTATCCAGCTGAAGGTATATGAGGATGACTTCCACAAGGAACGCTCAGATAAGCAGCTCCTTCAGCGGCTTTTGATGAAGAAAGCTCCAGCAGGGCAGGAGCCAGCACTAATCCACCGCTGTAATAATGACCAAGAAAGACcaagaggagagaggagaagaataAGAGAAGAACAAAGAGCAGCTTTCATGTGTCCGAAACATTGTGAGAACCCTGTGCACCTGGAGTACAAATAAGACATACAAATCCAGCTCTAAATGTGATTTAATTGAAGGCTATGTGCTAAATTTGTTGCTATTTTTGGTTattctttttacacatttatcagtgtatttagtttttgtctttagcacgccaaataaataaaaacagttacatccaaaaattaataaaaaaaaaagacacgtcAATTAAACACCATTGgcgtcagtgatttgcctctagaggccgctcttgtactcTATAAGGCAACACGAAAACTTTCGGTAGGGATTTTTGCCGATTTAACCAaaactccctcacacacacatacacacgtttaCACCTGTTTACAGGTTGAGCGTAAAAAGATTCTGATTCTATCTGCAACTATGTTACACACTGTCagcataaaataattttaagaacgtatttaaaaaagtatgtatccaaggcattttatttagttttgtttgtttttattgtatatacttttattatgcTTAAATTGTATAACTTTCctttataaaaagtaataaatggtaataaatgacattttgtattaaaaaaatataccagTTTaactgatttctgtttttttcgtTGTGATATCATGCAGTCCTGATTATAACAATATTCTTATGGAGATTCTGAAATGTAGGTTGCTCATTTGGAGACATTTTAGGAAAATCAGATGCTGTAGGGTGAGGAGGGTGCTGCCAGAGCTCCGATTAATGTGAAAGGTGTTCATCAggttttgaggtcagagctctatagcaggcttaACTTTAAACTTATGTCCTAATTGTGttaactttgtgcacaggggcattgtcatgttagaacaggtttgggtctcctactgaagagaaaatctttgttttcaagttttcacattttctaagacatcttatacaattgcaTGTTAACATTACATGGAAGATCTAGAAAAGTCCGGTTTCCCAATGCtattgtatatgtacagtaaaaaaataaaataaattatatatatatatatatatatatatatatatatatatatatatatatatatatatatatatatatatcatgtttttgtctgcttaacAGAAGTGAACAGAAGTGAaaatacaattctctcatactgaccactggctGTTCAACATGTCACTTCGTGGAAAAAAGTTCTTCAAAAGATTTGAAAATTTTTAATTGTTGCTCTGCACAAAAATGGCCTCGGCTATAAAAAGGTTAGTaaaaccctgaaactgagttaccaCAAAATGGCCAGGgacatacagaggtttttccaAGACGCCAtccctttagaaactgggctgaacggtagttttccaacataataaccgttccataaatacatttccaaCAATAATaactccaaacacaccaccaagatgacaattgccttgctgagaaagctgaaggtgaagttGATGGAGCTGCCAAGTACGTCTCCAGACCTGAATGcaattgagcacctgtgggacATCCTCACTTacggtgtactcacttttgttggcagttattttgacaataatgaatgtatgttgagttatttttagaggacagtaaatctgtactgctaaacAAGCTGCAtgttgactactctaaaatacaggtgcatctcaataaattagaagatcattaaaaatgttatgtattttagtaattcaatacaaaaagtgaaacttgaaTAATATAttgattcatcacacacagactgatatatttcaagtgtttatttcttttcattttgatggttatggcttacagctaatttAAACCCAAAAATCAGTATCTCAGATGGTGTtcgtccactgtgttttatcaagtctgtaacacataatacattaccgctaaattgaaacccccaagctagctaaattaacaaaaaacaacacagtggattcacgtttattattatatttagaaaatataatatagaaaaagtttttatgccggttgtatcattttttgttgttgttgtatttatccgtcACACCTTGAAGGgcagtccgtgaaaatattgtccgacattaatctGGTccatggcgcaaaaaaggttggggaccactgcattaaatgaacatactttccagaaggccaacaatttacaaaaaaaaatttttttgattggtcttatgaagtactctaattttttatttatttttttaattggtaggtttttgttaaatgtgatccaaaatcataaaaattaatagaaatagACACTTGAAATAttacagtctgtgtgtgatgaatctatataatatatgagtTTAACATTTTGTAACGAATtactaaaattaataaaatttttaatggcattctaatttattaaaatgcacCTCTCCCCccaacctatatatatatatatatatatatatatatatatatatatatatatatatatatatatatacaaaagtttggacacaccttctcattcaaagagttttctttattttcatgactatgaaaattgtagagtcacactgaaggcatcaagggctatttgaccaagaaggagagtgatggggtgctgcgccagatgacctggcctccacagtcaccggacctgaacccaatcgagatggtttaggggtgagctggaccgcagagtgaaggcaaagggccaacaagtgccaagcatctctcgggaaactccttcaagactgttggaagaccatttcaggtgactacctcttgaagctcatcaagagaatgccaaaagtgtgcaaagcagtaatcaaagcaaaaggtggctactttgaagaacctagaatatgacatttttcagttgtttcacacttttttgttatgtatataattccacgtgttaattcatagttttgatgccttcagtgtgaatctacaattttcatagtcatgaaaataaagaaaactctttgaatgagaaggtgtgtccaaacttttggtctgtactgtatatatatatatatatatatatatatatatatatatatatatatatatatatatatatatataaagcacacacacttcataaatTATATGAAATACTGCCATTGATTGCCATCTTCAATATTTTTACAAGGCCACAAATGCAGGCAGTATTACCACAATTAATTTGTCAGAACTCTCAGATCTTATCTAGTGAAACCCAACACAATTTCataatcttttatttactttttcgcTGAGGTTATGCACTGTGAATAATCTGTAAAATCTTACACAAATAGTCTACTGAAATGATGTGTGAGCTACTGTTACATTTgtatcatgcccaaacaaaaaaCTATATTTGGAGAGGTTTCCTATGCAATCTAAAATGCCCGTGGTGTCTTTTTTGATGAGgtaagaatcacacagcacacagaatggcgcatacattcttcttttatttaatgcagataacagacaagtatatatatatatatatatatatatatatatatatatatatatatatatatatatatatatatatatatatatacaaacacactggaaaaaacctAAGCTAAACTTCTGATTGGGTAAAAAGACATGGTAgccagagatgtgtgagcccaaaTAAAGACATTCCTTATACCTTACCTACTCGCatcataaagatcctatagaaCAAACAACATAGGgatgtgtttagagaactagtGTGAGGTGGCAAAAATGagttaattttttactttttaagttAACCAACTTCCTTGTTACAATGTCAGTTGTGAAACGCGCTATAGAAATGAACGTGAACTTGAgctttaaacaatgaaaaacatGCTAGGTTATTGAACTGTCATCGAAAGCAAAGACATATAGAACAAACTTCCACGTTTTTTCCCCtaataaacaacacacacatttttcttgaAAGCTTGCTTCCTTGTGACTTGTCACTGACTTGACTTGTCATTTGCTTGTCATTGAGGTTATGCACTGTATGGAACAATGCAGTGGTAACAGGAATAATCTGTAAAATCTGACACAAATAGTCTACTGAAATGATGTGTGAGCTACTGTTACATTTGTATTATGCCTgaacataaaatgtatatttggaaAGGTTGCCCATGTGATCTATGATGCCAATAGTGTCTTTTCTGATCTAAACCTAAACTATGACATTTCCTGATACGGTAAGAAGTCATTGTTTGCTAGGTTATTGTCATCGAAAACAAAGACATATGAAAAAAACTTCCCTGTTTTTCCCCTGATTAACAATACATACACTTTTCTTGAAAGTTTGCTTCCTTGTGCATTATAAAGTCCCTTGGGTCATTACTTTCTTAACCAAGCATTGACCAGAAAAATGGTGTCATACCTATAGTGTGTATCCACTTTAATTCAACCAAAGTGCACTCATTTCAACTTCATTTTGATATATATGTATTGTTGTCAGTGAACATTTATACACTGCAAAAGCTCCTAATATGTTAATACCACATTTCTTGTAATAATACAGTGACAACTTGTGTATAACGATAAgctattatatagtatattaattataaataaatggagTTTCCAACTATgtacatataaaacatttaattgttgCAAAAGCAGAATTAGGAACAagtgttaaatacattttacatatttatttaggtatttgtttgtttttatttgtttattcgcTTGTTTGTTATTGTTGCATATGCTGTTTTATCAATTCACAAATAAAATGGCATTTCATCCATTTAATCAAGTGATACAGCAAGATAGTGTTGATCAGATATGTGCTGTTGCTGTaattttgcattacattttatgAAGCTAatttttactgtcattttaaTTCATCTTTATGAGCACTTTGCTATTAAACAGTGACATAGATAGTGTCAAAAGTTATGCAACATGTGACAAGAGTTTTAACAAAAGACACATGACTGATAGTCACATGACATACACTGAGAAATTCCAAAATCTGGCATGTTGATCAGACTTCATCTGTCATATTATTTAGATTTCCAGAAATCTGTCATTGTAAGTGTTTATCTTTTACCAAACAGTCTGTAGATGGCACCATAGAACACCTGTCTGTTCTGAAGTGGGGgttttttgattgttttgtttaatagaTGCTACGTGCAGTTAGTCCTGCTTCTCTGAAAACCTGaatacttctttcttttcagaGCTGTTTATAACAGGAAATGCCGCTTTGAAAATCCGTTCAGTTTCTCACTTCCCTCTAATGTTCCACCCTCCAACTCCACCTCTAcagaataatttttaaaaaatgacatcatatttgATAAACACCCATTAAACCTTAAAGTTTTTTGGCATGGATCCAAAACTACTGTGACGTTTTATTGCAGGAAATTCCtgatttttttacagtgtatgtatataagacTAAGGAGTTCTGCAGTTGACAGCAAGTTCCAGCTGAGACATCAGTCAGTCTTACCAGGTAGTAGAGCTTTGCTTTCTAAATCTTCCCTCTGTGGTGATATGACTGAATATGTTATATTGTTTATCCTTTTGGTCTGCACTGCATTGCTTTTCACTTTAAATTATAGTCCTATGTGCCTTTTTAATGTCAAAAATTGTGacctttattataaaaagttagtatttatttacaaaagacAGTCATTTAGTGTTATGTATTCAAACTAGCATGAGATTGCTCCTATAACAATCTGATATAAAAGGTATTTTGgggaacttttttcttttctccaacaCAGTGCCATGGATTGTACCAGTGTTGAAGCCAGTGGTTCTCCACCCATTTGAGCAATATTAAAGTATTTTCCCATTAAGCTACTCAGTAGGAACAGGTTTTGGCAACCAAAGACTTCTGTGGCACTGCATAAACAGTCAAGAATAAATTTGCTCTGAAAGAGTGTTGGTTGTTGGGGTGAACAAAATGTCTTGGTCAGGGATTGTTAAACGTTTTTCTTgctctttatttctctattaatgctctctctctctctctctctctctctctctctctctctttatcactCTCTAGAGGCCTACACTGAATAAAAGCAGACTTTTCCATCATCAAAACAGACATATCTCTACAATCTTCAAGCCCTTCAGgaacaaaaataaagcaaaacgcTTATATCAACCCCTGAACAACGAAAGACCTTCACAATCATCTACAATCATGGGAATCGAGAAAGCAGAAGTTCAGACTCTGTACGAGAAGCAGGGCTATGTGACCAGCATTCCTATACTCAGCCCTGAGGAGCTGCAGGAAGCCAGAGATGCCTTTGCTGAGCTGGAGAGAAAATTAGGTGAGTCCATAATTCTACTTCAGTGGGCAAACAAAAatgaagataaatatataattataataatgacttTAATTTACACTAAattaggcttttttttatttctagaaaCTGTTATACGTATTTTAATGCCGcctgtttacaataaaaataaacagcatctTTAAGCATGAAGtaatttgtggaaaaaacacatctattcacaataatttttttgctcTAATGCCAATTATAACTGGATCTCACAATGACACTAGATATCTTAGTCTCCATGTTGTTCTCCTCGTTAAATATTATAGCTGCACATTTCCTTTGATAAACTATTTACTCTACATTTCATTTTAGGTGAGGATTACACTTCATACAGCTTGCACAATGTCCATATGAAGTATGACTGGGTAATGGCACTAACCAAACACCCAAGAGTTCTTGAAGTGATCACTGCAGTCCTGGGTCCTGATGTTCTCCTGCTGGACTCACGCTTCATCTGCAAATACCCAGTCTCACGCAAGACTCAAGGAAGAAAAGATATCATTCCACAAAACCAAGAGAATGAAGGCCAAAAGAACAAATCTGATAAAGAAAATGGGCTTCCATATGTGGCCTGGCATCAGGATATGAAGTAGGTGATTTTACATGCTTGAGTAGAATTATTTGCTGTAAAATAAAGCTTGGagccatgttttatttatgtcttgtTTGCGTGGGCATAGGTATTGGGGACTTGATGGAGGGCCAGTTGTCTCTGTCTGGCTTGCTTTGGATGACTCCCAGGAAGAAAATGGTGCCCTGCAGGTCATTCCAGGTA
It contains:
- the zgc:174917 gene encoding probable alpha-ketoglutarate-dependent hypophosphite dioxygenase → MGIEKAEVQTLYEKQGYVTSIPILSPEELQEARDAFAELERKLGEDYTSYSLHNVHMKYDWVMALTKHPRVLEVITAVLGPDVLLLDSRFICKYPVSRKTQGRKDIIPQNQENEGQKNKSDKENGLPYVAWHQDMKYWGLDGGPVVSVWLALDDSQEENGALQVIPGSHCSGLLPHRQAKCAGNMLTVNQEIPEELVEKEKSLLCPLFAGQMSIHDGLLVHASDPNTSGKRRCGFVIRYVPTAAYPIQDLERPRQFHATVVVSGHDKYNHFSSQKLVI